From the Chloroflexus aurantiacus J-10-fl genome, one window contains:
- a CDS encoding glycosyltransferase family 4 protein yields MRILMLTLIAPYPPDSGPKIKTYNVLQYLCEKHEVTLVSLVRTPQEKAHAESLRRICREVYTVPFQRSRWKDARFLLKSALTGTSFILSRDASPELQRLLANLTAREHFDIIHADQLNMAPFSVDLPAGARIIDQHNAVWTIVARMAARSHLIQRIGLQIETRRLRRTEAQLCARFDGMLAVSEPDYTFLKLAASEAGVTLPPTAIIPIAIDTQREAIVHRQPHPDTILSMATMFWPPNVDGVLWFAHEVWPRVKQAVPHARVALVGARPPATVRRLTVDPAIEVPGYVADPRPYLERTAALIVPVHAGGGMRVKILEALARGLPIVSTTIGYEGIDVTPGEHLLVGDDPASFADALIRLLNDPALGRRLAVQGRRLAEERYDWRVVCPAIDRLYETALQKVHPLAEGKRG; encoded by the coding sequence ATGCGCATTTTGATGCTCACACTCATTGCTCCCTATCCGCCTGATAGCGGGCCAAAAATCAAAACCTATAACGTGCTGCAATACCTCTGTGAGAAGCACGAGGTCACGCTGGTATCGCTGGTACGCACCCCCCAGGAAAAGGCGCACGCCGAGTCGTTACGACGTATCTGCCGCGAGGTCTACACCGTTCCGTTTCAGCGCTCCCGCTGGAAAGATGCCCGTTTCCTGCTCAAAAGCGCGCTGACCGGAACGTCCTTCATTCTGAGTCGCGATGCCTCTCCAGAACTACAGCGCCTGCTCGCCAATCTGACCGCACGGGAGCACTTTGATATTATCCACGCCGATCAACTCAACATGGCACCCTTTTCCGTCGATCTGCCGGCTGGGGCACGGATCATCGACCAGCACAATGCCGTCTGGACAATCGTAGCCCGCATGGCGGCTCGCTCGCACCTGATTCAGCGGATCGGTTTGCAGATCGAAACCCGCCGCTTGCGACGCACTGAAGCGCAATTGTGCGCCCGTTTCGACGGTATGCTGGCGGTGAGCGAACCGGATTACACATTTCTTAAGCTGGCTGCCAGCGAAGCCGGCGTGACACTCCCACCAACCGCGATCATTCCCATCGCCATCGACACGCAGCGCGAAGCGATTGTCCATCGCCAGCCTCACCCCGACACGATCCTGAGCATGGCCACCATGTTCTGGCCGCCGAACGTTGACGGCGTCCTCTGGTTTGCCCACGAGGTATGGCCGCGCGTCAAACAAGCGGTTCCGCACGCCAGAGTAGCGCTGGTCGGTGCCCGCCCACCGGCCACCGTTCGCCGCCTAACGGTCGATCCGGCCATTGAGGTGCCGGGATACGTTGCCGATCCGCGTCCGTACCTCGAACGCACAGCGGCCCTCATCGTACCGGTGCATGCCGGCGGAGGGATGCGGGTCAAAATCCTCGAAGCCCTGGCCCGTGGCCTACCCATTGTCTCAACCACGATTGGCTACGAAGGGATCGACGTCACACCCGGTGAACACCTGCTGGTTGGCGATGATCCGGCTTCATTTGCCGACGCCTTGATCCGACTGCTGAACGATCCCGCATTGGGCAGACGACTGGCTGTGCAGGGGCGACGGCTGGCCGAAGAGCGCTACGACTGGCGCGTCGTTTGTCCGGCGATTGATCGCCTGTACGAAACAGCTTTACAAAAGGTTCACCCACTCGCAGAAGGGAAACGCGGATGA
- a CDS encoding glycosyltransferase, with amino-acid sequence MNILFVAPYTPSPIRVRPYQFIRHLARRGHTITLVCVADNEAALAELRTICRRVVAVPTRTGDHVLAYIRALPTRLPLQAAHCLTPAMITAVTREIQSGDHDVIHIEHLRAAEIGLAALHQSGGGLPVVLDAVDSISLLFERTFRRSSSLSGRLRALIDLARTRHYEATYPHRFAAVVVTSPEDRWALMTLNQTLSHPGHNPLVVAPNGVDLEYFQPHTGPRHPASLVFTGKMSYHANEAAARYLVEAIMPRVWAVRPEVTVTLAGAEPGAHIRAYAHDPRITVTGAVPDLRPYLTQATIAVAPIRYGVGVQNKVLEAMATATPVITARQATVALSVQPGHDLIVADDAAEFAQAILNLLADPERRDRLGQAGRMYVERHHHWQQSVTCLESVYRAVTTPVYTH; translated from the coding sequence ATGAACATTCTGTTTGTAGCGCCATACACACCCTCGCCGATCCGGGTGCGACCGTATCAGTTTATCCGTCATCTGGCCCGGCGCGGTCATACCATCACCCTGGTTTGTGTCGCCGACAATGAGGCGGCCTTGGCCGAACTGCGTACCATCTGCCGACGGGTGGTTGCCGTACCAACACGAACCGGTGATCATGTGCTGGCCTATATTCGTGCCCTTCCTACCCGGTTACCGCTCCAGGCTGCCCACTGCCTGACTCCTGCGATGATTACGGCAGTAACGCGAGAGATCCAAAGCGGCGATCATGACGTGATCCATATCGAGCATTTACGTGCCGCGGAAATTGGGTTAGCAGCGCTACACCAGAGTGGTGGCGGACTGCCAGTCGTTCTCGACGCGGTCGATAGCATCAGCCTCCTGTTTGAGCGCACATTTCGGCGGAGCAGTAGCCTGAGCGGGCGCTTGCGCGCGCTGATCGATCTGGCCCGCACTCGCCACTACGAAGCTACCTACCCCCATCGCTTTGCTGCCGTTGTGGTCACGTCTCCCGAAGACCGCTGGGCATTAATGACCCTCAATCAAACCCTGAGCCACCCCGGCCACAATCCGCTGGTTGTTGCTCCCAACGGTGTTGACCTGGAATACTTTCAACCACACACCGGCCCGCGACACCCTGCCAGCCTGGTCTTCACCGGCAAAATGAGCTACCACGCCAACGAGGCCGCGGCTCGCTACCTGGTCGAGGCAATTATGCCACGGGTATGGGCAGTGCGCCCTGAAGTAACCGTCACTCTGGCCGGTGCCGAACCAGGCGCCCATATCCGGGCATACGCCCACGATCCGCGTATTACCGTTACCGGTGCAGTACCTGATCTGCGCCCCTACCTGACCCAGGCCACCATCGCGGTCGCCCCTATTCGCTACGGTGTTGGCGTGCAAAACAAAGTGCTGGAAGCGATGGCAACCGCGACCCCGGTGATCACAGCCCGTCAGGCAACAGTCGCCCTGAGTGTACAACCCGGTCACGATCTGATCGTAGCCGATGACGCCGCTGAGTTTGCGCAGGCGATCTTGAACTTGCTGGCCGATCCTGAACGACGGGACAGGCTTGGGCAGGCCGGGCGTATGTATGTCGAACGCCACCATCACTGGCAACAGAGTGTAACTTGCCTGGAATCGGTCTACCGTGCGGTTACGACACCGGTGTATACGCATTGA
- a CDS encoding glycosyltransferase family 2 protein gives MAYYDFSIVIPCYNEAEGLPAMHNRLIQALDMLRERGRTQLVLVNDGSRDGTGDLLEQTFGAWPDTVIVHHPTNRGLGAALRTGFANATGEIIVTCDSDGTYPFSEIPALLDRLTPDVDLVTASPYHAGGGIENVPAYRVFISKSASLCYRILVDARIHTYTALFRACRRHVIEHITTHADGFLMVTEWLVEALLSGYRVAEYPTTLRVRQYGQSKARVWQITKTHIRYMSSILQRRFFARPQTKAISRSR, from the coding sequence GTGGCGTACTACGATTTTTCAATTGTGATTCCCTGTTATAACGAAGCTGAAGGTTTGCCGGCAATGCATAACCGGCTTATTCAGGCCCTGGATATGCTACGCGAACGCGGACGAACCCAGCTCGTGCTGGTCAATGATGGCAGTCGCGACGGAACGGGTGATCTCCTCGAACAGACATTTGGTGCCTGGCCCGATACCGTCATCGTTCACCATCCGACAAACCGTGGCCTGGGGGCAGCGTTGCGTACCGGCTTTGCCAACGCCACCGGTGAAATCATCGTCACCTGTGATAGTGATGGCACCTATCCCTTCAGCGAAATACCGGCCTTACTCGACCGGCTCACCCCCGACGTTGATCTGGTGACCGCTTCACCCTATCACGCTGGCGGTGGGATTGAAAACGTACCGGCCTACCGGGTCTTCATTAGCAAATCGGCTTCACTCTGCTACCGCATCCTGGTCGATGCACGGATTCACACCTACACCGCGCTCTTCCGTGCCTGCCGGCGTCACGTGATCGAACACATTACCACCCACGCCGACGGCTTTCTGATGGTGACGGAGTGGCTGGTTGAAGCACTGCTGAGTGGTTACCGCGTCGCCGAGTATCCAACCACGCTGCGCGTGCGCCAGTATGGACAATCAAAGGCGCGGGTCTGGCAAATCACGAAAACCCACATTCGCTATATGAGCAGCATTCTCCAGCGCCGCTTCTTTGCCCGACCGCAGACCAAAGCAATCTCGCGCAGTCGATAG
- a CDS encoding EamA family transporter — MQQIDEQVIRQTPPAVSTEIEQPTPRKGSLAMSTIMLILIATTLGVIGQMMLKQGMGAMGPLALTLETAPGIVWRIVTSPMVIGGLLVYGIGTFFWLVTLSRIDLSVAYPFVSLNHIIIFLLAWLVLHEQVNPLRAAGVIVICAGMLMVARS, encoded by the coding sequence ATGCAACAGATTGACGAGCAAGTTATCAGGCAGACACCGCCGGCTGTCTCCACCGAGATCGAGCAGCCAACGCCACGAAAGGGTTCACTGGCGATGAGCACCATTATGCTGATTTTGATTGCTACGACGCTGGGCGTGATTGGTCAGATGATGTTGAAGCAGGGGATGGGTGCCATGGGGCCACTCGCGCTGACCCTGGAGACGGCACCGGGGATTGTCTGGCGCATTGTCACCTCACCGATGGTGATCGGCGGTCTACTGGTGTACGGTATCGGCACCTTTTTCTGGCTGGTCACCCTCTCGCGGATTGATCTTAGTGTAGCGTATCCCTTCGTTAGCCTGAACCATATCATCATCTTCCTGCTGGCATGGCTGGTCTTGCACGAACAGGTCAATCCACTGCGCGCAGCCGGTGTGATTGTGATTTGTGCCGGCATGTTAATGGTTGCGCGCTCGTAA
- a CDS encoding SIS domain-containing protein: MNNLTSYVVQTCQTLEQLPLWELQRVADAIWEAYQRDATIFVCGNGGSAATASHFACDLSKWTINPQARRVRAIALTDNVPLITAWSNDQEYADVFVEQLQALYRDGDIIIAISGSGNSANVVRAIEWGNRVGAVTIGITGRDGGRLYRIAKIGLHVKNNFMPLIEDIHSIVCHALAVNLGRQIEASLQPVILQAKAVGGQQ; the protein is encoded by the coding sequence ATGAACAATCTGACATCGTATGTTGTCCAGACATGCCAAACGCTTGAGCAGTTGCCACTCTGGGAACTCCAACGAGTAGCTGACGCCATCTGGGAAGCCTACCAGCGCGATGCAACCATCTTTGTCTGTGGCAATGGGGGTAGTGCGGCAACCGCCTCGCACTTCGCCTGCGATCTCTCGAAATGGACGATCAATCCCCAGGCTCGCCGGGTGCGCGCTATTGCGCTCACCGACAACGTTCCACTGATTACTGCCTGGTCAAACGATCAAGAGTATGCCGATGTGTTTGTCGAGCAGTTGCAGGCGCTCTACCGCGATGGCGACATCATCATTGCGATTTCCGGGAGTGGCAACTCGGCCAATGTGGTACGGGCCATCGAATGGGGCAATCGCGTTGGTGCCGTCACCATCGGCATTACCGGACGTGATGGTGGCCGCCTGTATCGGATTGCCAAAATTGGCCTGCACGTCAAAAACAACTTTATGCCTTTGATTGAAGACATCCATAGCATTGTCTGCCATGCTCTGGCGGTCAATTTAGGTCGGCAAATCGAAGCCTCGCTCCAACCGGTAATTTTGCAGGCAAAGGCGGTAGGAGGTCAGCAATGA
- a CDS encoding DegT/DnrJ/EryC1/StrS family aminotransferase encodes MIPISRPLIGPEEEEAVLAVLRSGMIAQGPEVERFEAEFAALCGTRHAVAVMNGTIALYLALLAHNIGPGDEVITTPFSFIATANSILMTGATPVFVDIDPRTYNLNPDLIPAAITSRTRAIMPVHLYGQPADMAPIIEIARRYNLAIIEDAAQAIGATYRDQPVGSFGVGCFSLYATKNVTSGEGGMITTNDPAIADRLRLLRNHGSRVRYYHEILGYNFRMTDLQAAIGRAQLAKCERFTAQRIANAAFLSEHIRHPAVITPYVRPDVRHVFHQYTIRVIGNRDAAIKQLNAAGVGTAIFYPLPIPQQPLYRKLGIEAETPVADRIAREIIALPVHPALSLEELQQIAAAVNALTVHEPVLVA; translated from the coding sequence ATGATCCCCATCTCCCGACCACTGATCGGCCCCGAAGAGGAAGAGGCGGTGCTGGCTGTGTTACGTTCGGGCATGATTGCGCAGGGGCCAGAAGTTGAACGCTTTGAAGCGGAATTTGCCGCTCTGTGTGGGACACGCCACGCTGTGGCCGTGATGAACGGCACCATCGCGCTCTACCTTGCCCTGCTGGCCCATAACATTGGCCCTGGGGACGAGGTGATCACCACGCCCTTCAGCTTCATCGCCACGGCTAACAGCATCTTAATGACCGGGGCGACACCGGTGTTTGTTGATATCGATCCACGAACGTACAACCTGAATCCCGATCTGATCCCTGCCGCCATTACCTCACGAACACGGGCGATTATGCCGGTTCATCTCTACGGTCAACCGGCAGATATGGCACCGATTATCGAAATTGCCCGCCGGTATAACCTGGCAATCATCGAAGATGCTGCTCAGGCAATAGGGGCGACCTACCGCGACCAACCGGTGGGCAGTTTCGGCGTCGGCTGCTTTTCGCTCTACGCCACCAAAAACGTGACCAGTGGTGAGGGCGGGATGATCACCACCAACGATCCGGCTATCGCTGACCGTTTACGCTTGTTGCGTAACCACGGCAGCCGGGTGCGCTATTATCACGAAATCCTCGGCTACAACTTCCGGATGACCGATCTGCAAGCTGCAATTGGTCGGGCCCAACTGGCCAAGTGTGAGCGTTTCACGGCGCAGCGGATCGCAAATGCCGCATTTCTAAGCGAACACATTCGCCATCCGGCGGTCATCACGCCGTATGTACGCCCGGATGTACGTCATGTCTTTCATCAGTACACGATCCGCGTGATCGGGAACCGCGATGCGGCTATCAAACAGTTGAACGCCGCCGGTGTCGGTACGGCCATCTTCTACCCACTACCAATCCCGCAACAACCGCTGTACCGCAAGCTGGGTATCGAAGCCGAAACGCCGGTCGCCGACCGGATTGCCCGTGAGATCATCGCCTTACCGGTGCATCCGGCGCTCAGCCTTGAGGAATTGCAGCAGATCGCTGCTGCGGTTAATGCCTTAACCGTACACGAGCCGGTATTGGTTGCCTGA
- a CDS encoding NAD(P)/FAD-dependent oxidoreductase — translation MVDIIGGGILGLSLAYELLKRHIPVRVWERSASLGGLMGRARFPELDGMECDRYYHAILSSDHTLMSLFDELGLRSRLRYTITKMGFYHDGRIYPMSTPLEFLRFPPLRLIDRLRLAYTILACRRIKDWRSLEQIPVAEWLTRLSGERTVRHVWAPLLRAKFDGDFSHVPATYIWSRLVRTTDTRTKGGSREVMCYLPNGYQELIDALAAAIRQRGGQIEVNATIETLQVTDGRVSGLVVNGHELPADNVVITTQTPIARRLLPPAAASVAARWGQLDGFLGIVCMLVVMRRRLTPYYTLNITDERIPFTGVIETTNLIDPQYVGGYHLVYLPKYVSAESPFARMPDDELRQVFLSYLQQMFPDLQQEDIAAIRIGRERYVEPIHPVGATDLIPPVTTDIDGLFLANTGQIYPQLTNGESVCAFARSVATQIQPLVTRPSSAALSLI, via the coding sequence ATGGTAGATATTATCGGCGGAGGCATCCTCGGCCTCAGCCTGGCTTACGAATTGCTTAAACGGCACATCCCGGTACGAGTGTGGGAGCGATCAGCCTCACTCGGTGGCCTGATGGGACGCGCACGCTTTCCCGAACTCGATGGAATGGAGTGTGATCGCTATTACCATGCTATCCTCAGCAGCGATCACACCCTCATGAGCCTGTTTGACGAACTGGGGCTGCGTAGCCGCCTGCGCTACACCATCACAAAGATGGGCTTCTACCACGATGGCCGCATCTACCCTATGTCAACCCCACTCGAATTTCTCCGCTTTCCGCCACTGCGCCTGATTGATCGCCTCCGCCTCGCCTACACCATTCTCGCCTGTCGTCGGATCAAAGACTGGCGGAGCCTCGAACAGATACCGGTGGCCGAGTGGCTCACTCGCCTCAGCGGCGAGCGCACGGTGCGCCACGTCTGGGCACCACTCCTGCGCGCCAAATTCGATGGCGATTTCAGTCACGTCCCTGCCACCTACATCTGGTCGCGCCTGGTACGCACCACCGATACCCGTACCAAAGGCGGTAGCCGTGAGGTCATGTGTTACCTGCCCAATGGCTACCAGGAGCTGATCGATGCCCTGGCCGCGGCGATCCGGCAACGTGGTGGTCAGATTGAGGTGAATGCCACCATCGAAACGTTGCAGGTTACTGACGGACGGGTGAGTGGTCTGGTGGTCAACGGTCACGAACTCCCGGCGGACAATGTGGTGATTACCACCCAAACCCCGATTGCGCGGCGGCTGTTGCCTCCCGCAGCAGCATCGGTAGCAGCCCGCTGGGGGCAGCTCGATGGGTTTCTGGGTATTGTGTGTATGCTGGTGGTGATGCGTCGACGGCTGACACCTTACTACACGCTGAACATCACCGATGAACGCATTCCGTTTACCGGCGTGATCGAAACCACGAACCTGATCGATCCGCAGTATGTTGGCGGATACCACCTGGTCTATTTACCCAAATACGTCTCGGCTGAAAGCCCCTTTGCCCGGATGCCCGATGACGAATTACGCCAGGTCTTTCTCAGCTATTTGCAGCAAATGTTTCCCGACCTACAGCAAGAGGACATTGCCGCCATCCGCATTGGACGTGAACGGTACGTCGAGCCAATCCATCCCGTTGGTGCAACCGACCTGATTCCACCCGTCACCACCGACATTGACGGTCTCTTTTTGGCCAACACTGGTCAGATTTATCCACAGCTTACAAATGGCGAGTCGGTCTGTGCCTTTGCCCGCTCAGTGGCAACTCAGATTCAGCCGCTTGTCACCCGTCCATCGTCAGCAGCGTTATCACTTATCTGA
- a CDS encoding sugar transferase: MSISSVELTTTAYGRSDHRAIDYQKIALIGALILGDALVVTASFVLAYIVRFFTNLPVFVEGAMQPEFYSILIAMLVPCWIGIFAMHGLYQRTALFNGTHEYNQVFNATSKGMLFVVILTFLIPDIVIARGWLVMSWILTVTLTIAWRFSFRRVVYHLRAKGHLTERILIIGATDEGRAIAEQLSAEHRAGANIVGFIDDRLPVGSEVGTGRVLGTTGDFIRLVNDLNIETIIIADTNLIRERLIVLDGAMDLLNRLEVRLAPGLFDLLTIGVQVHEQGAVPLLSLNKTRITGIHAIGKLLIDRIGALIGLILLAPLFLVVAIAIRLDSPGKIFHRRRVMGVGYRQFDAFKFRTMYEDGDRRLTPAQREELAQKGKLKDDPRITRVGKFLRRTSIDELPQLINVLLGQMSLVGPRMITAAEMHHFGRWQHNLLMVRPGLTGLWQISGRSNLGYADRVRLDMHYIRNYSIWLDLLIIYRTIPALLKGEGAY; the protein is encoded by the coding sequence ATGAGCATATCCAGCGTTGAATTGACGACGACAGCCTATGGCCGGTCTGATCACCGGGCAATCGATTATCAGAAAATAGCTCTCATCGGTGCCCTGATCCTCGGTGATGCGCTGGTTGTCACGGCCAGCTTTGTGCTCGCGTACATCGTGCGCTTCTTTACCAACCTGCCGGTCTTTGTCGAAGGTGCGATGCAGCCAGAGTTTTACAGCATCTTGATCGCGATGCTGGTGCCGTGCTGGATTGGCATCTTCGCTATGCACGGTCTCTACCAGCGCACGGCATTGTTCAATGGCACCCACGAGTACAATCAAGTCTTCAACGCCACCAGCAAAGGGATGCTCTTCGTGGTTATCTTAACCTTTCTGATCCCCGACATTGTCATTGCCCGTGGCTGGCTGGTGATGAGCTGGATTCTTACCGTGACGCTGACAATTGCGTGGCGCTTCAGCTTCCGCCGGGTTGTCTACCACTTACGGGCAAAAGGACATCTAACCGAACGCATACTGATCATCGGCGCCACCGATGAGGGAAGGGCAATTGCCGAACAGTTATCCGCCGAGCACCGGGCCGGCGCCAATATTGTCGGTTTTATCGACGACCGTCTACCGGTTGGTAGTGAGGTCGGCACAGGCCGTGTCCTGGGAACTACCGGTGACTTCATCCGGTTAGTAAATGATCTTAACATCGAGACGATTATTATTGCTGATACCAATCTCATTCGCGAACGACTGATCGTGCTCGATGGGGCAATGGATTTGTTGAATCGTCTCGAAGTCCGCCTGGCACCCGGTCTATTCGATCTGTTGACAATTGGAGTTCAGGTACACGAGCAGGGTGCAGTTCCCTTGCTAAGCCTCAATAAAACCCGTATTACCGGCATCCACGCTATCGGCAAATTGCTGATTGACCGCATTGGCGCCTTGATCGGCCTTATCCTGCTCGCACCACTCTTCCTGGTCGTCGCAATCGCGATTCGGCTTGATAGTCCGGGTAAAATCTTTCACCGCCGTCGCGTTATGGGTGTTGGATATCGCCAGTTCGATGCGTTTAAGTTTCGCACAATGTACGAAGATGGTGACCGGCGCTTGACCCCTGCCCAACGTGAAGAACTGGCGCAGAAGGGCAAGCTCAAGGACGATCCCCGTATTACCCGCGTCGGTAAATTTCTGCGCCGCACCAGCATCGACGAGTTACCTCAATTGATTAATGTTCTGCTTGGCCAGATGAGTCTGGTTGGGCCACGCATGATCACCGCTGCCGAGATGCACCATTTTGGGCGCTGGCAACACAACCTGCTGATGGTACGCCCCGGTCTCACCGGCTTGTGGCAGATTAGCGGACGTAGCAACCTGGGTTACGCTGATCGGGTGCGCCTTGACATGCATTACATCCGCAATTACTCGATCTGGCTTGACCTGCTGATCATCTATCGTACAATTCCGGCCCTGTTGAAGGGCGAAGGCGCATACTGA
- a CDS encoding Gfo/Idh/MocA family protein encodes MKQHTLRAAVIGVGSMGRNHARVYATMPDVELVAVCDTNYAAASSLANIYRCRIYTDYHAMLANEELDLVSVVVPTKHHFAVASAAIARGVHVLVEKPIAATVEQGWLLIEAARRHGVILTVGHIERFNPAIIALKEQLDNHELGNLFQITSRRVGPFPGRIADVGVVIDLATHEIDILNYLIGSPIVRMHVELHRHIHQSHEDMLSALLRFENGMIGILDINWLTPTKIRELSIIGERGMFVANYLTQDLTFYENDSCQGKAWPELALLGVSEGRSIRLKVPRREPLYEELRSFCEAVRHETAPPVSGEAGVAALEIANQIVDTGLREQPAARLIERALAVGG; translated from the coding sequence ATGAAACAACACACACTGCGCGCTGCTGTTATCGGTGTCGGGAGCATGGGACGCAACCACGCCCGCGTCTACGCCACCATGCCAGATGTCGAGCTGGTTGCCGTCTGTGATACCAACTATGCAGCCGCCAGCAGCCTGGCAAACATCTACCGCTGCCGGATCTATACTGATTATCATGCCATGCTCGCCAACGAGGAGCTTGATCTGGTTTCGGTCGTTGTACCGACAAAACACCACTTTGCCGTTGCCAGCGCTGCGATTGCCCGTGGTGTGCACGTTCTGGTCGAAAAACCGATTGCCGCAACGGTTGAGCAGGGCTGGTTGTTGATCGAAGCTGCCCGTCGCCACGGTGTCATTCTTACGGTCGGACATATCGAACGCTTCAATCCGGCCATCATTGCCCTGAAAGAACAACTCGACAACCACGAATTGGGCAACCTGTTTCAGATCACATCACGGCGCGTGGGGCCATTTCCGGGTCGCATCGCCGATGTCGGTGTCGTCATCGACCTGGCCACCCACGAGATTGACATTCTCAATTATCTGATCGGCTCGCCGATTGTGCGTATGCACGTCGAACTTCATCGTCACATCCACCAGAGCCACGAAGACATGCTCTCGGCGTTACTCCGGTTTGAAAATGGCATGATCGGTATTCTCGACATCAACTGGCTGACGCCAACCAAGATCCGCGAGCTGAGCATTATCGGTGAGCGAGGGATGTTCGTTGCGAACTACCTGACCCAAGACCTGACCTTTTACGAAAACGACTCGTGTCAGGGCAAAGCCTGGCCGGAGCTGGCGCTCCTTGGGGTGAGCGAGGGGCGTAGCATCCGGTTGAAAGTACCACGACGAGAACCACTCTACGAAGAACTACGCAGCTTCTGCGAAGCCGTGCGCCACGAGACTGCACCACCGGTCAGCGGTGAAGCAGGTGTTGCTGCGCTTGAAATTGCCAATCAGATCGTCGATACCGGGTTGCGCGAACAACCCGCCGCCCGCCTGATCGAACGGGCACTGGCCGTTGGCGGCTAA
- a CDS encoding ATP-dependent acyl-CoA ligase has product MKTIWHLLDTQAEQYPDRVLLRFADQQWRYAEAVALARRAAGVLYDLGVRPGDRVGLMIGNNPDYLWAWFGCACLGAVTVPINLHLKGDVLHYILDHAGATVLLIEAHLYERIAALRAQLPTLRHLVVRGSDTAPPDAVHWHTALSGARPVDPSPGSATDLHSILYTSGTTGPPKGVMLSHHAYLHSAALFADVMIGATADDVFGTSLPLFHINAQAHTVLPAIYRGTTIALIEQFSASRYWRQLADLGATICNLLAAMIPILMKQAPSADDRAHRVRIAACAATPPDLWRAFEERFGLTIIEGYGLTETTGFCVANPRDAVRVGTFGKAMPGFELAVVDASDQPLPAGVPGEIVIRPQRDHLMMMGYYRQPEQTATAMRGGWFHTGDLGQLDEAGYAIFIDRLKQSIRRRGENISSWEVERAVNAHPAVLESAAVGVPSELGEEEVKVVVVLRPGATLDPIDLIRWCEERLAYFAVPRYVEFRQSLPKTATERVEKYKLKAEGVGNAWDREAAGYRVKRS; this is encoded by the coding sequence ATGAAGACGATCTGGCATCTTCTTGACACGCAAGCAGAGCAGTACCCTGATCGCGTGCTGCTCAGGTTTGCCGATCAGCAATGGCGGTATGCGGAGGCGGTGGCTCTGGCGCGGCGGGCTGCCGGCGTACTCTACGATCTCGGGGTACGTCCAGGGGATCGCGTTGGTTTGATGATCGGGAACAATCCCGATTATCTCTGGGCGTGGTTCGGCTGTGCCTGCCTTGGCGCGGTCACGGTACCGATCAATCTGCATCTGAAAGGTGACGTACTGCATTACATTCTCGATCATGCCGGGGCAACTGTTTTGCTCATCGAAGCGCATCTGTACGAGCGGATTGCGGCGTTGCGTGCCCAATTACCGACGTTGCGACATCTGGTAGTGCGAGGAAGTGATACGGCGCCGCCAGATGCCGTCCACTGGCACACCGCCCTCAGTGGGGCGCGACCGGTCGATCCCTCACCGGGGAGTGCGACCGACCTGCACAGTATTCTCTACACCTCTGGCACGACCGGCCCACCTAAAGGTGTGATGCTCAGTCACCACGCCTATCTCCACTCGGCGGCCCTCTTCGCTGACGTGATGATTGGCGCGACAGCCGATGATGTGTTTGGCACCAGCCTGCCGCTCTTTCATATCAATGCGCAGGCGCATACGGTATTACCGGCCATCTATCGCGGCACGACGATTGCCTTGATCGAGCAGTTTAGTGCCTCGCGCTACTGGCGCCAGCTCGCCGATCTTGGGGCCACTATCTGCAATTTGCTGGCAGCGATGATCCCGATACTGATGAAGCAGGCGCCTTCCGCCGATGATCGGGCGCATCGCGTGCGCATTGCAGCCTGTGCGGCGACGCCGCCTGATTTGTGGCGCGCCTTTGAAGAGCGGTTTGGGTTGACGATTATCGAAGGGTATGGTCTGACCGAGACCACCGGTTTTTGTGTGGCTAATCCACGCGATGCCGTGCGGGTTGGTACCTTTGGCAAGGCGATGCCGGGGTTCGAGCTGGCAGTTGTGGACGCCAGCGATCAGCCACTGCCGGCGGGCGTGCCCGGCGAGATAGTGATTCGTCCGCAGCGTGACCATCTGATGATGATGGGTTACTATCGCCAGCCAGAACAGACGGCGACGGCAATGCGTGGTGGGTGGTTTCACACCGGCGATCTGGGGCAGCTTGATGAAGCCGGCTATGCGATTTTTATTGATCGGCTCAAGCAATCGATTCGGCGACGTGGCGAGAACATCTCATCGTGGGAGGTTGAGCGGGCGGTCAATGCCCATCCTGCCGTGTTAGAGAGCGCAGCGGTTGGTGTGCCCAGCGAACTCGGTGAGGAAGAGGTGAAGGTGGTCGTAGTGTTGCGCCCCGGTGCGACTCTCGATCCGATTGATCTGATACGCTGGTGTGAAGAGCGGCTGGCTTACTTTGCCGTACCACGCTACGTTGAGTTTCGCCAGAGTTTGCCGAAGACGGCGACCGAGCGGGTCGAGAAGTATAAGCTCAAAGCCGAGGGTGTGGGAAACGCCTGGGATCGCGAGGCTGCCGGTTATCGGGTGAAGCGTTCGTGA